Proteins from one Cryptomeria japonica chromosome 4, Sugi_1.0, whole genome shotgun sequence genomic window:
- the LOC131058560 gene encoding replication protein A 70 kDa DNA-binding subunit E-like has product MAAKHTIDINLWGPTTVQNGLELKNMLTNDSVVILALRNARVGYFNGKLINITAATTLHINPTFPEAELLTLRGKDPLLAVPFVAKTIHIDGKYNRMTISSIRERMSIKLEKIQTTLLIVLRFVNITDQNFYYAACPLIVNGRPRKKKCTQQVDDSWFCSRCQMTMQDCNYSYLLPLKLQDATGTLWATTTFDEGSIQLVQKTAKQLCALQNDVTTTYTTSLVIKRQQPRHYSFTLLVSIETFNLETKMKVTVNKVAPIDFKAECDALLVETGHLCAQA; this is encoded by the coding sequence ATGGCAGCCAAACACACAATTGACATCAACCTATGGGGTCCAACGACAGTACAAAATGGCCTAGAATTAAAAAATATGTTGACCAATGATAGTGTCGTTATCCTTGCTTTACGTAATGCTCGTGTTGGCTATTTCAATGGAAAGCTTATAAACATAACAGCTGCAACCACATTACATATCAACCCAACTTTTCCAGAAGCAGAGCTTCTAACGTTAAGAGGAAAGGACCCTTTGCTTGCTGTACCCTTTGTTGCAAAAACTATCCACATAGATGGTAAATATAATAGAATGACTATTTCTTCAATCCGTGAGCGGATGAGCATCAAACTAGAAAAAATTCAGACAACTTTGCTAATTGTTCTGCGCTTTGTAAACATAACTGACCAAAATTTCTACTATGCCGCTTGCCCACTAATAGTCAATGGAAGGCCTCGCAAGAAAAAATGTACGCAACAAGTTGATGATTCTTGGTTCTGCTCTAGATGTCAAATGACTATGCAAGACTGTAATTATAGTTACCTCTTGCCACTAAAGTTACAAGATGCCACAGGTACTCTATGGGCCACTACTACATTTGATGAGGGTAGCATTCAGTTGGTACAGAAAACTGCAAAACAACTTTGTGCACTACAAAATGATGTAACAACAACAtacacaacttccttagtgattaaGAGACAACAGCCACGTCACTATTCATTCACACTGTTGGTTTCCATAGAGACATTTAATTTAGAAACAAAGATGAAAGTGACAGTCAATAAAGTTGCTCCTATTGACTTCAAAGCTGAGTGTGATGCACTGCTTGTAGAAACTGGCCACCTATGTGCACAGGCTTAG
- the LOC131058561 gene encoding histone H2B, with product MAPKAEKKPAEKKPAEERKTVGEKTPTAVAEKKPKEKAPSKAAKKGPKASGDKKKRKKRSVETYKIYIFKVLKQVHPEIGISSKAMSIMNSFMNDIFEKLAGESSKLVKYTKRDTLSSREVQTAVKLALPGELAKHAVSEGVLGASGVKGPSLWCSPFCPQTGLTTIEMPVGKGRNISAIFDSRKKYYFLVLNM from the exons ATGGCTCCCAAGGCTGAGAAGAAACCTGCAGAGAAGAAGCCTGCCGAGGAGCGAAAGACAGTGGGGGAAAAGACTCCCACAGCCGTCGCTGAGAAGAAGCCTAAGGAGAAGGCCCCTTCAAAGGCCGCCAAGAAGGGTCCCAAGGCTTCTGGtgacaagaagaagaggaagaagagaagcgTGGAGACTTACAAGATCTACATTTTCAAGGTCCTCAAGCAGGTTCACCCTGAGATCGGGATCTCCAGCAAGGCTATGTCCATCATGAACTCCTTCATGAATGACATTTTTGAGAAATTAGCAGGGGAGTCCTCAAAGCTGGTTAAATACACCAAGAGGGATACTCTTTCCTCTCGGGAGGTGCAGACTGCGGTTAAGTTGGCTCTTCCTGGGGAGCTTGCCAAGCATGCAGTATCCGAAG GGGTTTTAGGAGCCTCTGGAGTCAAGGGACCAAGCTTATGGTGCTCGCCGTTCTGCCCTCAAACAGGGCTAACAACAATTGAAATGCCTGTAGGGAAAGGGAGAAATATCTCAGCTATTTTCGATTCGCGAAAAAAATACTATTTCCTAGTATTAAATATGTAG